Within the Thermosynechococcus sichuanensis E542 genome, the region TGTAGGCATGGGGATAAAAGGCGCGCACTTGGTTGTGGAGAGCGAGGGCTGATCGCCCCCAATCAATGGCATAGTCGCTTTTTTGAATGAGCGGTGCATAGGTAGCCTCAGCGTCGTTTTGGGGTTCGGGTTGAAGCTGTGGCAGTTGCTGCAAGGTTTCTAGCAGTAGGTCGGCACCCATGTCACTGAGCTTGGCACTGAGGGTAGCAGCGTTATCCCCTAAATGAATCACAACTTTTCGCTTCAAGAGCATTGGGCCAGTGTCCATACCAGCATCCATGCGCATCGTTGTCACGCCGGTTTCCCCTTCGCCGTGGTAGAGTGCCCACTGAATGGGAGCAGCACCGCGATACTTGGGCAGCAGTGAGCCGTGGATATTGATGCAGCCGTAACGGGGAATCTCAAGGATCGACTGGGGAAGAATTTGACCGTAGGCCACCACCACAAAGACATCCGCGCCTAGCGATCGCAAGACCTCAGGCAACGCGGTATCCCGACGCAGACGTTCCGGCTGCCAGACCGGTAACCCGTGGTGAAGAGCTAAGGCCTTGACAGGCGAAGGGGATAATTGGTTGCCTCGTCCCCGTCGGCGATCGGGCTGGGTGACTACCCCCAACACTTGATGGGTCTCTGTCTCCAAAAGCCGCTGTAGGGGCGCAAGGGCAAACTCTGGTGTGCCAAAATAAACAACTTTCAACCGCTGCGCCCTCCCTTGCTGATTTAGAGATTCTCAGGGGCGTCGTCCTCAGAAGGAGGGAGGGCTTCCCCATTGTCACTGGCGCCGTTGAGATCCTCTTCTGTTGCTTGGGAACCACCACTCATCACCGCCAAGTCCACCTGCTGGCGGTAGGAATCCACATTTTTAATCAGGACTTCAACGCGATCGCCCAAGCGGTAGCGCAAGCGGTTACGCCGCCCCGTCAAGGTTTGGGCATGGGCACGGTATTCATACCAGTCATCCTTGAGGGAACTGACGTGGACTAAGCCCTCAACATTAAAGTCAATCAGTTCCACAAAGAAGCCATAGGATTGCACGCCGGTAATAATGCCCGAACGCACTTCGCCGATGCAAGCTTGGACTTGGCGCACCCGTTGCAGCCCCACCAAATCCTTCCAAGCTGTGTAGGTTTGCCGCTCCCGCTCTTGGAGGTGGGGGACTAATTCATTAAGGAGAGTGTCCACTTCCCGTTGGGTATCGGTGGTGAAGACAGTCCAATTCACCTGCTCCAAGCAACTGGACTCGCCAAGATTGACGCGCTCTTTTGCCCGGGGCCCTCGGCGATCGCGCCCTTCCGTCAGCAGAATGTGCAAAATGCGCTGATTGACAATGTCAGTGTAGCGTTGCAGCGGCGAGCAGAAATGGCCATAGCCCTCGCCAGTGGCTAAGCTAAAGTGGGGCAGCGCAGCAGCAGCATCGCTGGCGGGTTTGAGTTTATCGAGCAACAGTTCTTGCAACACGGCTGCCAGATCCGAGGTAGCCAATTGCGCCATAAAGCGCTGATAGTCGTGGGGTGTGACCTGCGAGGGATTGTCTAGGCTCAAGGGCAAGTTGAGATTTTGGCAGAGCTTGAGAAAATCCTGCACTGCATAGAGTTCGGGCACAGGCTGCGTGCGGTAGAGAGCCGGTACCCCTAACTTCGCCAAATGACGGGCAAGGAGTTCATTGGCAAGGATCACTAAGCTTGTCCAAGGGGTGACCCTCGGTAGGGGGATGGCGGGGGCGAGCCCCTCATCGGCATAGGCAAGGCTCAGGGCATCCGCTGGTGTGACTTCAATGCTCCCCCGTGCCTGTCGCTGCTCGCTCACGGCATTGGCAAGGTGAATCAGGGCACGCAACCAATCACCGGAACTATCCCCTAGGGCAAGGGTGGCCGCCACCTGCTCGCTGGTGACACAGGCATCGATGCGGATACAACTGCGGTAAATCCTGTAGGACTGAACTTCACCGGCCGTGTTAATTACAATCAGCAGCGAAATAGCAGCGCGATCGCCCCCCGGCAGCAAGCGCAGCCTCTCCAATTCCTGCGGCAAGAGGGGCAAACTCAGTTCAGGGGTGGCAAGGGTCATACCCAACCGCCGTGCCGTACGATCCAGCAGTTCATCGCGCGGGAGTAAGCCCCCCACATCGCTAATGTGAATCCCCAAATGCCAGCGATGGGCATCAATTGGATCGAGGGAAAAGGCCACTTGGGGTTCTTGGCCGGGAGCCACTAAGGTAATGGTGACCAGTTCCCGCAGGTCTTGGCGATCGCTCAAGTCCAAGGTTGCCAACTGGGCATTCAAAGTCGCTGCCGCTGTGCGCACCGCTGGGCTAAATTGCCGCATGAGGTTATGCTTGCAGCAAATCAAGTCCAAGGCAGGCGCCGATTGGGCATCACTCCCTAGGATCTGGCCAATTTCCCCGATGGGTAGGTAGCCCCCCAAGGGATAGCGGCGAATGTTCACATGAACCAGTTGATCCACCACCGTGGAGAGATCGGGCACAAGGTCATTGGGTTCAAGGGCAATTTCAAAGAGCAGGCGATCGTCGAGGGGTATGGCACGAAAACCATCTTCGGTTTGCTTGACCCGAGCAATCACTGAGGGATTCCCCCGCTCGAGGATCAGTTTTACTTCCCCCTCTGGGGACTTTTTGCGGCGGCCTTCACGGGTGACCCGCACCAGCACGCGATCGCCATTCCAAGCGGTACTGAGTTGATGCTCGCGCACAAAAATATCTTCGGCACCCTCGGTATCTTGAATGGCAAAGCAAAAGCCCTTGCTGGAGCAGCGCAGCCGCCCTTCAATCAACCCATCATCACTAGTGCGGCGATACTTGCCCCGTTCTTTGATGAGCAAGCCAATCCGTTCTAGGGCATCAAGGGCAATTTCCAGTTCTCGCTGGCTCTCAGGATCGTCACAGCCGAGTTTTTTTTCGAGAACTTTGGGGGCAACAAATTTATCTTC harbors:
- the fmt gene encoding methionyl-tRNA formyltransferase, translated to MKVVYFGTPEFALAPLQRLLETETHQVLGVVTQPDRRRGRGNQLSPSPVKALALHHGLPVWQPERLRRDTALPEVLRSLGADVFVVVAYGQILPQSILEIPRYGCINIHGSLLPKYRGAAPIQWALYHGEGETGVTTMRMDAGMDTGPMLLKRKVVIHLGDNAATLSAKLSDMGADLLLETLQQLPQLQPEPQNDAEATYAPLIQKSDYAIDWGRSALALHNQVRAFYPHAYTQWQNTPLKLLQTWPLVSEVATELPEPLQSFVCEPEASSAPGTVVELIKGWGPVVETGKGRLLLSQVQLSGRKAQSGWDFVNGVRLAIATQLGTAPSLL
- a CDS encoding ribonuclease R family protein, with amino-acid sequence MHFTIASLLANFSEDKFVAPKVLEKKLGCDDPESQRELEIALDALERIGLLIKERGKYRRTSDDGLIEGRLRCSSKGFCFAIQDTEGAEDIFVREHQLSTAWNGDRVLVRVTREGRRKKSPEGEVKLILERGNPSVIARVKQTEDGFRAIPLDDRLLFEIALEPNDLVPDLSTVVDQLVHVNIRRYPLGGYLPIGEIGQILGSDAQSAPALDLICCKHNLMRQFSPAVRTAAATLNAQLATLDLSDRQDLRELVTITLVAPGQEPQVAFSLDPIDAHRWHLGIHISDVGGLLPRDELLDRTARRLGMTLATPELSLPLLPQELERLRLLPGGDRAAISLLIVINTAGEVQSYRIYRSCIRIDACVTSEQVAATLALGDSSGDWLRALIHLANAVSEQRQARGSIEVTPADALSLAYADEGLAPAIPLPRVTPWTSLVILANELLARHLAKLGVPALYRTQPVPELYAVQDFLKLCQNLNLPLSLDNPSQVTPHDYQRFMAQLATSDLAAVLQELLLDKLKPASDAAAALPHFSLATGEGYGHFCSPLQRYTDIVNQRILHILLTEGRDRRGPRAKERVNLGESSCLEQVNWTVFTTDTQREVDTLLNELVPHLQERERQTYTAWKDLVGLQRVRQVQACIGEVRSGIITGVQSYGFFVELIDFNVEGLVHVSSLKDDWYEYRAHAQTLTGRRNRLRYRLGDRVEVLIKNVDSYRQQVDLAVMSGGSQATEEDLNGASDNGEALPPSEDDAPENL